From the genome of Lotus japonicus ecotype B-129 chromosome 6, LjGifu_v1.2, one region includes:
- the LOC130724898 gene encoding protein MAIN-LIKE 2-like, whose translation MFDRVVLKTYHHGTAMLGKDKEKHKEVLKCFSTYVKGRVEAAGILPLLTCNLPSVDKTMLSAFVERWKPETSSFHMPFGEMTITLDDVSSLLHIPVAGKFLSLPTLTREEAAIVLHKQLGITQAEAEAEIRKSLRPCARYAWLLAVAEKMAKEGKTKKAARAFLLCLVGMTIFCTKTNNKVEVSYLGLFMDLRRLRSMHGAPWH comes from the coding sequence ATGTTTGATCGGGTTGTGTTGAAGACCTACCACCATGGGACTGCTATGCTTGGGAAGGACAAAGAGAAACATAAAGAGGTGTTAAAATGCTTTTCTACATATGTTAAGGGAAGGGTTGAGGCTGCTGGTATATTGCCTTTGCTGACATGCAACCTTCCCTCAGTGGACAAGACCATGCTGTCGGCGTTTGTTGAGAGATGGAAGCCGGAGACTTCATCTTTTCATATGCCAtttggggagatgactatcacacTGGATGATGTTAGCTCTTTGCTACACATCCCTGTGGCGGGAAAATTCTTGAGTCTCCCAACTCTAACTCGTGAGGAAGCAGCCATTGTATTGCATAAGCAGCTTGGTATTACGCAAGCAGAGGCTGAAGCGGAGATCCGGAAGTCCTTAAGACCTTGTGCTCGGTATGCATGGCTTCTGGCTGTAGCTGAGAAGATGGCCAAGGAGGGAAAGACCAAGAAAGCTGCTAGAGCCTTCTTGTTGTGTTTGGTGGGGATGACAATTTTCTGTACCAAGACAAACAACAAGGTTGAGGTTTCATATTTGGGGTTGTTTATGGACTTGAGAAGGTTGAGGAGTATGCATGGGGCACCATGGCATTGA